A stretch of the Litorilinea aerophila genome encodes the following:
- a CDS encoding citrate synthase translates to MSKNTLTITDNRTGKSYEIPIEHGTIPAMALRQIKVDPEDFGLMTYDPGYANTASCKSTITYIDGEKGILRYRGYPIEQLAEKSTFLEVAYLLIYGELPTKEQYEKWVYDVLHHTFVHQNLARMLEAFRYDAHPMSMLISALSILSTFHPEARNVDDPAVRNKQILRILGKLPTVAAFAYRHRIGRPYNYPRSELDYTTNFLYMLDYMNQTPYEVNPVLAKALDVLFILHADHEQNCSTSVMRSIGSAKADPYSAMSGAAAALFGPLHGGANEAVVRMLTEIGDVKNVPSYIERVKKGEFRLMGFGHRVYKNYDPRARIIKKIAYDVFEVTGTDPLLDIALKLEEVALNDEYFISRKLYPNVDFYSGIIYKAMRFPTDMFTVLFALGRAPGWLAQWVELVTDPEQRIARPRQVYLGEEARDYVPLDQR, encoded by the coding sequence ATGAGCAAGAATACCCTGACCATCACCGATAACCGCACGGGCAAGAGCTACGAGATCCCCATCGAACACGGCACCATCCCGGCCATGGCCCTGCGCCAGATCAAGGTGGATCCGGAAGATTTTGGCCTGATGACCTACGACCCGGGCTATGCCAACACCGCCTCCTGCAAAAGCACCATCACCTACATCGACGGCGAAAAGGGCATCCTGCGCTACCGGGGCTACCCCATCGAGCAGCTGGCCGAGAAGAGCACCTTTCTGGAAGTGGCCTACCTCCTGATCTACGGGGAGTTGCCCACTAAAGAGCAGTACGAAAAGTGGGTGTACGACGTCCTCCACCACACCTTCGTCCACCAAAACCTGGCCCGCATGTTGGAGGCCTTCCGCTACGACGCCCACCCCATGAGCATGCTCATCAGCGCCCTCTCCATCCTCTCCACCTTCCATCCGGAAGCCCGGAATGTGGATGACCCCGCGGTGCGGAACAAGCAGATCTTGCGCATCCTGGGCAAGCTGCCCACCGTGGCGGCCTTCGCCTATCGCCACCGCATCGGCCGGCCGTACAACTACCCCCGCAGCGAACTGGATTACACCACCAACTTCCTCTACATGTTGGACTACATGAACCAGACCCCCTACGAGGTGAATCCGGTGCTGGCCAAGGCGTTGGATGTGCTCTTTATCCTCCACGCGGATCACGAGCAGAACTGCTCCACCTCGGTCATGCGCAGCATCGGTTCGGCCAAGGCCGACCCCTACAGCGCCATGAGCGGCGCGGCCGCGGCCCTCTTCGGCCCCCTCCACGGCGGCGCCAATGAGGCCGTGGTGCGCATGTTGACCGAAATCGGCGATGTGAAGAATGTGCCGTCCTACATCGAGCGGGTGAAGAAGGGCGAATTCCGGCTCATGGGCTTCGGCCACCGGGTCTACAAGAACTACGACCCCCGGGCCCGCATCATCAAGAAGATCGCCTACGACGTCTTCGAGGTGACCGGCACCGACCCCTTGCTGGACATTGCCCTGAAGCTGGAAGAGGTAGCCCTGAACGACGAGTACTTCATCTCCCGCAAGCTCTACCCCAACGTGGACTTCTACAGCGGCATCATCTACAAGGCCATGCGCTTCCCCACGGACATGTTCACCGTGCTCTTCGCCCTGGGTCGGGCGCCGGGCTGGCTGGCCCAGTGGGTGGAGCTGGTCACCGATCCGGAGCAGCGTATCGCCCGCCCTCGCCAGGTCTACCTGGGCGAAGAAGCCAGGGACTACGTGCCCCTGGACCAGCGGTGA
- a CDS encoding 2-hydroxyacid dehydrogenase: MSKPNVVITRRIPEAGLARVQEVCQVRQWDSDDPIPRETLLEWVRGIDGLYCLLTERIDEELLDAAGSNLRVVSTLSVGYDHIDVAACRRRNIAVGNTPGVLTETTADLAVALLLATARRIPEAIDAIRRGEWTTWKPMWMAGQDVHGSTVGIVGLGRIGRAVARRLRGFNCRILYHDVRPRPEVADELGATYVDMDTLLAECDFITLHPRLNASTYHLFDAEKFRKMKKTAILINTSRGPVVDQEALYQALVNGEILAAGLDVTEPEPLPVDHPLLQLPNCVVLPHIASASVATRTKMALIAAENLIAGVQGKPLPYPVEDES, from the coding sequence CAAGCCCAACGTGGTCATCACCCGGCGCATTCCAGAGGCGGGCCTGGCCCGGGTCCAGGAGGTCTGCCAGGTGCGCCAGTGGGACTCGGACGACCCTATCCCCCGGGAGACGTTGCTGGAATGGGTGCGGGGCATCGACGGGCTCTACTGCCTTTTGACCGAACGGATCGACGAAGAGCTGTTGGACGCGGCAGGCAGCAACCTGCGGGTGGTCAGTACCCTGTCTGTGGGATATGACCACATCGACGTGGCTGCCTGCCGCCGGCGCAACATCGCGGTGGGCAACACCCCCGGCGTCCTCACCGAGACCACCGCGGACCTGGCCGTGGCCCTGCTCCTGGCCACGGCCAGGCGCATCCCCGAAGCCATCGACGCCATCCGTCGGGGGGAATGGACCACCTGGAAACCCATGTGGATGGCGGGCCAGGATGTCCACGGCAGCACGGTGGGCATCGTGGGGCTAGGACGGATCGGCCGGGCAGTGGCCCGCCGGCTGCGGGGCTTCAACTGCCGGATCCTCTACCACGACGTCCGCCCCCGGCCCGAGGTGGCCGATGAGCTGGGCGCCACCTACGTGGACATGGACACCCTTCTGGCCGAGTGTGACTTCATCACCCTGCATCCCCGCCTCAACGCCAGCACCTACCACCTGTTCGACGCCGAGAAATTCCGCAAGATGAAGAAGACCGCGATCCTGATCAACACCAGCCGGGGCCCGGTGGTGGATCAGGAAGCCCTGTATCAGGCGCTGGTCAACGGGGAGATCCTGGCCGCCGGGCTGGACGTAACCGAGCCCGAGCCATTGCCGGTGGATCATCCCCTGCTCCAGCTACCCAACTGTGTGGTCCTGCCCCACATTGCCAGCGCGTCGGTGGCCACCCGCACCAAGATGGCCCTGATCGCAGCCGAAAACCTGATCGCCGGCGTCCAGGGCAAGCCCCTCCCCTACCCGGTGGAGGATGAATCCTGA